A region of Sparus aurata chromosome 8, fSpaAur1.1, whole genome shotgun sequence DNA encodes the following proteins:
- the otogl gene encoding otogelin-like protein isoform X3: MNLKWTVKRFLLMSFSISHLLLLEGAQSRLSVAEGRLQRRANALRRKRDLLGEETYRPLLSEGTLSRSILHNYTARDASSEYCGCLNGGWCQEGGVCDCAQFQALGDRCQIIPNQGQDRDGICRSWGQHHYETFDGIYFFFPGTCSYVLAQDCHSATPQYTVWVHNSRVCDGSVYSCPRALSLFFPNEEEIHISGYQVHQGGRRLSLPQTIAGVFIERLADYLLVKSAFGFSLAWDGGSGVYLKMSEEHQGAPCGLCGNFNHLAGDDLTTTRGIRTDEPALFANSWAVDLPHERACPSVDLDFNGACHSESDMDDAIEKCSAILFFPFLSCHENIDPNPFVASCVSDLCVSDDEETFCRALVEYTRACSHVGYPVREWRDSFPSCNDGCEDSFVYRDCISCCPPTCTFEKECLGTNLHCLDGCYCPDGLILQNGTCIAVSQCPCVYHGTSYVQGHVLQQGCSVCVCAGGVWNCTENNCTAECSVIGDVFVTTFDGRMFLQPGACQYVLAKSRSSSRFTVTLQYTTCAEQQVCIQSVTVVLDEDVNRQITLTREGEVIIGVNPAPILPYVDDAVEVRKLTSVFTMLRAGFGLRLHYDGRGGRVYLQLDSQWRGQTLGLCGTFNGNLRDDFLSPAGMIEGTPQLHANAWKVSSACVAPVNLPIVDPCEMNQNNVFYASQCEVLVGSVFAPCHGYISPNIYQQQCRYQACRCGSSCLCTALAHYAYLCSKHGVNIDFRSQVSECGVVCLGGMLYSACVSSCGRSCRGLSSTETCNPDDCAEGCGCPDGSYYDDVRQRCVQLSQCHCYSMGGVSQPGEVTFSASGPCLCRNGKMECVPEEKEPDSVEVGECPEGKVYHSCTEQRGGVACAPTCRNLMLNLTCPPTTPCIPGCICPPGLVLHNGDCYYPENCPCAWLGLEYLPGETVETSCYKCVCHRGYFNCSYSPCPAVCTVYSDRHYHTFDGLEYDYHSDCQVYLLKRRVREMEEQRRSILHISWPRLILIWERRSKLISNLGRSAGETEVSIVAQNKDCYESGIVCMKVLVIHVGLTKIYFTDNSGNPSPSTVVGRGSEFELWKAGYYTVIHFSNQDLTILWDRKTTVHIRAGPEWKGLLSGLCGNFDSVTVNDMTTSSHMEVNNAQTFGDSWALGQCESEYVVERPCEGDLGRQPYAKRECALLYSDVFAPCHNVVDVAWFYRNCLTDTCNCNRGGDCECLCTSIAAYAHKCCQQGVTIHWRSPSVCPYDCEYYNQELGDGPFSLVSAVSDDIMFGVNRTSSSVFPLVRERPGQLPAPSLMFNFMITAGLQKDRTSRVPVVSLESAERPNYFLVVSGRSHLQMERWSRRAEFSRRATFIQHQGLFLPGHTSFELVGQPGIFLTLTRTAAQAQRYDTSESFKGSSSFILEESSFVIPYRMMCEWRYQACASPCVHTCSDPDATRCQFLPPVEGCFPRCPKNMVLDEVTRRCVYTEDCVSLPPTPTPFAYVTRSNRTTTAPPPTTTTITTTTTTTRPTTTTPTTTTTTTTTTTTTTRATTTSSTTVRPTTTTTAPTTPSTTTATERVTTPSTPAPPTTTIVSTTLAPTTQPETTTLSTTEMTPTQTTTTTGVTTTVTTTAPSIISTEATTVPSTSSPPSPTTAAFTTSASPPTTTTVTTPSPVTSTPPSPTSPSTQPPPTTVVTTAPTSVPESTIVPTTTPQPAPTETTIIIDTTTPTDTSTVVTTTAPPPTTIEPTTEPVTTEIITSPDTSPVTVEASTTLPFLLPTSPCTPPYSYRIDECAELICFNGELLLHNSSLHCRYNTTQPQCSLLGMPILINTDPCCPQWQCPCRCTVMSDLRVITFDGNNVALYDNGSYILVNLPRETIIGTVEKCPTSQSVNSIRRTSPTGGTSGLCFKKLNITTSSYRIIINRLDRKVTVNYRPVRLPFSRHSLYVEDTGSMYLIHTPGGVSIQWYHSTGIMVLQYITTYNSSVPTRGLCGCCDGNPEDDLKLPNGTVVRELGDMMLFLQAWRVHTTDETEHTRRVGDNCTTGDCSTCLSMLRQRAFTPCHSKVTPEQFCDIIWAGDLHYKDHQCDFLAAYVAVCYTHQVCISWRRHNFCPLRCPPGKEYQPCVSTCTSRTCLNREYYEETTCSFIREECVCRSGTILHRADSPYCVTEDRCVCTDNEGNPRAPGEVWNGSARSCCLYKCMENGSVVAVEPDCNTVPTPLCEREGEYVLDVVEEGACCPKKICECNMTICDSEAPPCENGNRLVIGYSALSCCPEYRCECDPMACPPVSAPHCREDQFLVEVRGEKTCCYSYLCVCESCIEPIPTCSHGEILAVDLNNTNSCCPQYHCVCDANLCPESTVSCAPGLTVVQTTVPGLCCPQHHCECQCEDTSLPICQVGEVLVEVPDSSTNCGCPQHTCQKAEVCLFQGVTVLGPGQSLVQYLEGELCYTVHCQHHRDPDSGFYAMEISSVNCSQKCGTHQVYVPSIDPQVCCGSCKNISCTFTNENGTAELFAAGSSWVENCTRYDCMETTVGAVILASGVVCPPFNDTECVQNGGVVQSYVDGCCKTCSGVGVLPFTVNPVTPTGSTNCDTGKEDGKTCKRVAIRTTIRKDDCRSNAPVTVYSCDGKCPSATIFNFNINSHARFCKCCRESGLQTRSVTLYCSRNSTVVEYNFQEPVDCTCQWN; this comes from the exons ATGAACttaaagtggacagtgaaacgATTTCTTCTTATGTCGTTTTCAATCTCCCACTTGCTGTTATTAGAGG gAGCTCAGAGCCGACTTTCAGTGGCAGAAGGAAGACTACAAAG aaggGCTAATGCACTTCGGAGGAAACGGGATCTCCTCGGGGAGGAG ACATACAGACCCCTGCTGTCGGAGGGTACTCTGTCACGCAGCATTTTACATAACTACACAGCCAGAGATGCCTCTTCAG AATATTGCGGCTGCCTCAATGGTGGCTGGTGTCAGGAGGGcggtgtgtgtgactgtgctcAGTTCCAGGCACTGGGAGACCGCTGCCAGATCA TACCTAACCAGGGCCAGGATAGAGACGGCATCTGCAGGTCATGGGGTCAGCACCACTACGAAACATTTGATGGAATCTATTTCTTCTTCCCTGGAACCTGTTCTTACGTTCTGGCCCAGGACTGCCACTCAGCTACGCCACAGTACACTGTGTGG GTCCACAACAGCAGAGTGTGTGATGGGAGTGTATATTCATGCCCAAGAGCTCTCAGTCTGTTCTTCCCAAATGAAGAGGAGATCCACATCTCTGGATATCAGGTCCACCAAGGAGGCCgcag GTTAAGTCTGCCTCAGACTATCGCTGGTGTGTTTATTGAGCGGCTGGCCGATTACTTGCTGGTGAAGAGTGCGTTTGGCTTCTCCTTGGCCTGGGATGGAGGCTCGGGTGTCTACCTGAAGATGAGCGAGGAGCACCAGGGTGCCCCCTGTGGCCTGTGTGGGAACTTCAACCACCTCGCTGGCGATGACCTCACCACCACCCGCG GCATTCGGACAGATGAGCCTGCACTGTTTGCTAATAGCTGGGCAGTGGACCTGCCTCATGAAAGAGCCTGTCCCTCAGTAGATCTCGACTTCAACGGGGCCTGTCATTCAGAGTCAGACATGGAT GATGCCATAGAGAAATGCAGTGCAATTCTCTTCTTCCCATTTCTGTCCTGTCATGAAAACATCGACCCAAATCCCTTTGTGGCCAGCTGTGTGTCTGACCTCTGTGT atctgaTGATGAAGAAACATTTTGTCGAGCCTTGGTTGAGTATACCCGAGCCTGCTCACACGTTGGATATCCAGTAAGAGAGTGGAGAGACAGTTTCCCTTCTTGTA ATGATGGCTGCGAGGACAGTTTTGTCTATAGAGACTGCATCAGTTGCTGTCCACCCACCTGTACATTTGAGAAAGAGTGTCTGGGAACCAACCTACATTGTCTGGATGGCTGCTACTGTCCTGATG GGCTTATCCTGCAAAATGGAACATGTATCGCTGTTTCTCAGTGTCCATGTGTTTACCATGGTACCTCCTATGTACAAGGACATGTGCTTCAACAAGGATGTAGTGTTTG CGTGTGCGCGGGGGGAGTGTGGAACTGCACTGAGAACAACTGCACAG CGGAGTGTTCAGTGATAGGTGACGTCTTTGTGACGACATTTGACGGTAGGATGTTCCTCCAACCGGGGGCGTGTCAGTATGTCCTGGCCAagagccgcagcagcagcagattcaCCGTCACACTGCAGTACACCACCTGTGCAGAG CAACAGGTGTGTATTCAGTCAGTGACAGTGGTGTTAGATGAAGATGTGAATCGTCAGATCACTTTGACCAGAGAAGGGGAGGTGATAATTGGTGTCAACCCAGCACCCATCCTGCCCTATGTTGATG ATGCAGTGGAGGTGCGGAAGctgacctctgtgtttacaaTGCTGAGGGCAGGGTTTGGTCTGAGGCTGCATTATGACGGTCGAGGGGGGCGGGTCTACCTGCAGCTGGACAGCCAGTGGCGTGGACAGACTCTGGGCCTTTGTGGAACTTTCAATGGAAACCTACGAGATGACTTCCT GTCTCCAGCGGGTATGATAGAAGGCACTCCTCAGCTTCATGCCAATGCTTGGAAGGTTTCATCTGCTTGTGTCGCTCCAGTCAACCTGCCCATCGTAGACCCATGTGAGATGAACCAGAACAACG tATTCTATGCATCACAGTGTGAGGTGCTTGTGGGGAGTGTGTTTGCTCCATGTCATGGCTACATCAGTCCAAACATCTACCAGCAGCAGTGCCGCTACCAGGCCTGTCGTTGTGGGAGCAGCTGTTTGTGCACAGCACTGGCCCATTACGCTTACCTCTGCTCCAAACATGGAGTCAACATTGATTTCAGATCACAAGTCTCGGAATGTG GAGTGGTGTGTCTTGGAGGCATGCTGTACAGCGCTTGCGTGTCGTCTTGTGGGCGGTCCTGCCGTGGTCTGTCTAGCACGGAGACATGTAACCCTGACGACTGTGCCGAGGGGTGTGGCTGTCCAGACGGCAGTTACTATGACGATGTGCGCCAGCGCTGTGTGCAACT GTCTCAGTGTCATTGTTACTCCATGGGTGGTGTGTCACAGCCAGGGGAAGTGACCTTCAGCGCCTCTGGCCCTTG CCTGTGCAGAAATGGGAAGATGGAGTGTGTGCCAGAGGAAAAAG AGCCAGACAGTGTCGAGGTCGGGGAGTGTCCAGAGGGGAAAGTGTATCACAGCTGCACCGAGCAGAGAGGAGGCGTGGCCTGTGCACCGACCTGCCGTAATCTGATGTTGAACCTCACCTGCCCTCCAACTACACCATGCATCCCTGGCTGCATCTGCCCTCCAGG GCTGGTGCTACACAACGGGGATTGTTACTATCCAGAGAACTGCCCGTGTGCCTGGCTGGGCCTTGAATACTTGCCTGGAGAAACTGTGGAAACGTCATGTTACAAATG tgtgtgtcaCCGTGGCTATTTTAACTGCAGCTACTCACCATGTCCAGCTGTGTGTACTGTCTACAGCGACAGACACTACCACACCTTCGATGGCCTTGAGTATGACTACCACTCTGACTGTCAGGTCTACCTGCTGAAA AGACGTGTGCGAGAGAtggaggagcaaaggaggagcatCCTCCACATTTCCTGGCCAAGACTGATTTTGATCTGGGAAAGAAGATCCAAGCTCATTTCTAATCTTGGAAGA AGTGCAGGAGAAACCGAGGTGTCCATTGTTGCCCAAAACAAGGACTGCTATGAGAGCGGCATTGTATGCATGAAAGTACTGGTCATTCACGTGGGACTTACGAAGATCTACTTCACCGACAACTCTGGCAACCCT AGCCCATCCACTGTCGTAGGTCGAGGGTCGGAGTTTGAGCTTTGGAAAGCAGGCTACTACACTGTGATCCACTTCTCTAATCAGGACCTGACCATCCTCTGGGACCGCAAGACAACTGTACACAtcagagctggacctgagtggaAG GGACTTCTCAGTGGGCTATGTGGAAATTtcgacagtgtgacagtgaacGATATGACCACCTCTAGCCACATGGAAGTCAATAATGCGCAGACCTTTGGAGATAGCTGGGCCCTGGGACAG tgtgaaAGCGAGTATGTAGTCGAGCGACCGTGTGAAGGGGACTTAGGCAGACAGCCGTACGCCAAGAGGGAGTGTGCTCTCCTCTACAGTGATGTCTTTGCACCCTGTCACAACGTG GTGGATGTGGCCTGGTTCTATCGGAACTGCCTGACAGACACTTGCAATTGTAACCGCGGGGGAGACTGTGAGTGCCTCTGTACGTCCATCGCTGCATATGCACACAAATGCTGTCAACAGGGGGTCACGATACACTGGAGATCACCCTCTGTCTGTC CCTATGATTGTGAATACTATAATCAAG AGCTAGGTGATGGCCCATTTTCCTTGGTGAGTGCTGTTTCTGATGACATCATGTTTGGAGTGAATCGCACCAGCagctcagtgtttcctctggtgagaGAGAGACCAGGGCAGTTGCCTGCCCCAAGCCTCATGTTCAACTTCATGATCACAGCAGGCCTGCAGAAGGACAGAACATCAC GTGTCCCTGTGGTGTCACTGGAGTCTGCAGAGAGGCCAAACTATTTCCTTGTCGTGTCAGGGCGCAGCCATCTGCAAATGGAGCGCTGGAGTCGAAGGGCGGAGTTTAGTCGCAGGGCGACCTTTATCCAGCACCAGGGGCTTTTTCTGCCAGGTCACACCTCATTCGAGCTTGTCGGCCAACCTGGAATCTTTCTAACACTAACACGCACTGCTGCACAAGCTCAGAGATACGACACTTCCGAGAGCTTcaaaggcagcagcagcttcatacTGGAGG AGAGCAGTTTTGTGATACCGTACCGTATGATGTGTGAGTGGCGCTACCAGGCCTGTGCGAGCCCTTGTGTCCACACGTGCAGTGACCCAGATGCCACACGCTGCCAGTTTCTGCCTCC TGTGGAGGGCTGCTTCCCACGTTGTCCCAAGAACATGGTCCTTGATGAAGTCACCAGAAGATGCGTCTACACAGAGGACT GTGTGTCCCTTCCCCCAACTCCGACACCATTTGCATATGTGACGCGGTCCAACAGAACAACCacagcaccaccaccaacaacaaccacaattactactactaccaccACAACAAGGCCCACAACCACAACCCCCACTACTACCACAACCactacaaccacaactacaacaaccaccaGAGCAACAACTACCTCCTCCACGACTGTCAGGCCCACAACAACCACTACCGCTCCCACTACTCCCAGCACAACTACAGCCACTGAGCGCGTCACCACTCCATCCACACCTGCCCCTCCCACCACCACTATTGTTTCCACCACTCTCGCTCCAACAACCCAGCCAGAGACAACCACTCTCAGCACAACTGAAATGACCCCAACTCAAACTACGACAACCACAGGGGTCACTACAACGGTCACCACGACAGCACCCTCCATCATATCTACTGAAGCTACTACAGTCCCCTCgacttcctctcctccatcacctacTACTGCCGCTTTCACTACCTCGGCCTCCCCTCCTACCACCACCACTGTTACCACACCATCTCCAGTAACTTCCACCCCACCTTCTCCAACCTCCCCGTCCACACAGCCACCACCCACCACAGTCGTCACAACTGCCCCCACTTCTGTTCCTGAAAGCACGATCGTACCTACAACCACACCTCAACCTGCACCAACAGAAACAACCATCATTATAGACACCACCACTCCAACAGACACCTCAACAGTTGTGACAACGACAGCACCACCTCCTACAACCATCGAGCCGACTACTGAGCCGGTAACCACCGAAATAATCACCAGCCCCGACACTTCACCTGTAACAGTGGAGGCATCAACCACACTTCCTTTCCTCTTGCCCACTTCTCCCTGTACG CCTCCGTACTCCTACCGTATTGATGAGTGTGCTGAGCTGATCTGTTTTAATGGAGAGCTGCTGCTTCACAACTCCTCTCTACACTGTCGTTACAACACCACCCAGCCCCAGTGCAGTCTGCTGGGCATGCCCATCCTCATCAACACAGACCCCTGCTGTCCACAGTGGCAGTGCCCCT GTCGCTGCACTGTGATGTCAGACCTGCGTGTTATCACCTTTGATGGCAACAACGTGGCCTTGTATGATAATGGCTCCTACATCCTGGTTAACCTGCCCAGAGAGACTATTATTGGCACCGTGGAGAAATGTCCGACCAGCCag AGCGTAAACTCCATAAGACGAACA AGTCCAACAGGTGGAACATCTGGTTTGTGTTTTAAGAAGCTGAACATCACTACCTCCTCCTACAGAATCATTATCAACAGACTGGATCGCAAG GTGACAGTGAACTACAGACCTGTTCGCCTTCCATTCTCCCGCCACTCTCTTTATGTGGAAGACACAGGCAGCATGTACTTGATCCATACACCTGGTGGGGTCAGCATACAATGGTATCACAGCACAGGCATCATGGTGCTGCAGTACATCACAACTTATAATTCATCTGTGCCCACTCGAGGCCTGTGTG GTTGTTGTGATGGAAATCCAGAGGATGACCTGAAGCTGCCCAATGGCACAGTGGTCAGAGAGCTGGGAGACATGATGCTCTTCCTACAGGCTTGGAGAGTTCACACTACAGATGAAACCGAACACACACGCAGGGTTGGAGACAACTGCACCACCGGGGActgctccacctgtctgtccatgCTTCGTCAGAGAGCCTTCACACCATGCCACAGCAAG gtcacTCCAGAGCAGTTCTGTGACATCATTTGGGCGGGCGACCTGCACTACAAGGATCACCAATGTGATTTTCTGGCGGCGTACGTGGCGGTCTGCTACACACATCAAGTCTGCATCAGCTGGAGACGACACAACTTCTGCC CACTGCGGTGTCCCCCTGGTAAGGAGTATCAGCCATGTGTGAGCACCTGCACCAGTCGCACCTGTCTGAACAGAGAGTACTACGAGGAGACCACCTGCTCCTTCAtcagagaggagtgtgtgtgccgCAGTGGAACCATCCTGCACCGCGCTGACTCCCCTTACTGTGTAACTGAGGATCGCTGTG TGTGCACCGATAATGAGGGTAACCCCAGGGCCCCGGGCGAGGTGTGGAACGGCTCTGCTCGTAGCTGCTGTCTGTACAAGTGTATGGAGAATGGCTCTGTGGTGGCTGTTGAGCCAGACTGCAACACTGTCCCTACACCGctgtgtgagagggagggagagtatGTGCTAGACGTGGTGGAAGAGGGAGCCTGCTGCCCAAAGAAGATCTGTG AGTGCAACATGACCATCTGTGACAGCGAAGCTCCACCTTGTGAAAATGGGAACAGGCTTGTGATCGGTTACAGCGCTCTATCCTGCTGCCCAGAGTACAGATGTG AGTGTGACCCCATGGCATGCCCTCCTGTGTCTGCCCCACACTGCAGGGAAGATCAGTTCCTAGTGGAGgtcaggggggaaaaaacctGCTGCTACTCTTACCTATGTG tgtgtgagTCATGCATTGAACCAATTCCAACATGTTCACATGGAGAAATTCTGGCGGTGGATCTTAacaacaccaacagctgctGTCCTCAGTACCATTGTg TCTGTGATGCCAACCTGTGCCCCGAATCAACTGTGAGCTGTGCACCTGGGCTCACTGTGGTTCAAACTACTGTCCCTGGGCTTTGCTGCCCACAGCACCACTGTG AATGCCAATGTGAGGACACATCTCTCCCCATCTGTCAGGTG ggGGAGGTGCTGGTCGAGGTTCCAGACAGCAGCACCAACTGTGGCTGTCCCCAGCATACATGCC AGAAGGCAGAGGTTTGTCTCTTCCAAGGGGTAACAGTGCTGGGCCCAGGCCAGTCTCTTGTTCAGTACCTTGAAGGAGAGCTGTGTTACACCGTCCACTGCCAGCATCATAGAGATCCAGACTCTGGATTCTACGCTATGGAAATTTCCTCAGTCAACTGCTCCCAGAAATGTGGAACA CACCAGGTGTACGTACCATCCATAGACCCTCAGGTGTGCTGCGGCTCCTGTAAAAACATCTCCTGTACTTTCACCAATGAAAACGGAACAGCAGAGCTTTTTGCT GCAGGGAGTTCCTGGGTGGAGAACTGTACACGTTATGACTGTATGGAAACGACAGTGGGAGCTGTGATACTCGCCTCTGGGGTGGTTTGCCCGCCATTCAATGACACAGAGTGTGTTCAG AATGGCGGCGTAGTTCAGAGCTACGTGGACGGTTGCTGCAAGACAT GTTCTGGAGTGGGTGTTTTGCCATTTACTGTTAATCCCGTAACTCCCACTGGTAGTACTAACTGTGACACAG GTAAAGAGGACGGTAAGACATGCAAACGCGTGGCCATTCGGACTACCATTAGAAAAGACGACTGCAGGAGCAATGCGCCG GTAACGGTCTATTCCTGTGATGGGAAATGTCCGTCTGCAACCATATTTAACTTTAACATCAACAGTCACGCCCGTTTCTGTAAATGCTGCCGGGAGAGTGGACTACAAACGCGCTCCGTCACACTGTACTGCTCTCGCAACTCCACCGTTGTGGAGTACAACTTCCAGGAGCCTGTGGACTGTACCTGCCAGTGGAACTGA